In a genomic window of Flavobacterium lipolyticum:
- a CDS encoding adenosylcobinamide-GDP ribazoletransferase yields MKKELHIFFTCLMFYSRIPCPKNINHDPDYLNKATRYFPFIGWIVGSISFLAFYLFSLFLSIETAVLLAIIASILTTGAFHEDGFADVCDGFGGGWTKEKILLIMKDSAIGAYGAIGLVLLFLLKFKLLSESISLFTTNIFLIFLLFISSHSLSRLAAISIIFTHEYSRDDATSKSKPIAKKHSWKEITGSFFFGLIPLLAFSFFQSEFLLAIIPVFIMRYFLARYFQKWIDGYTGDCLGATQQVCEVIYYLSILLIWKFI; encoded by the coding sequence ATGAAAAAAGAACTGCATATTTTCTTTACTTGCTTAATGTTTTACTCCAGAATCCCGTGCCCTAAAAACATCAATCATGATCCTGACTATTTAAATAAGGCAACACGCTATTTTCCTTTCATTGGCTGGATTGTTGGGAGTATTTCCTTTCTGGCTTTTTATCTTTTCTCGCTTTTTCTATCTATTGAAACCGCAGTACTTTTGGCTATTATCGCCTCAATTTTAACCACGGGAGCTTTTCATGAAGATGGTTTTGCTGATGTTTGTGATGGTTTTGGAGGCGGCTGGACCAAAGAAAAAATTCTGCTTATCATGAAAGACAGTGCGATTGGAGCCTACGGAGCTATCGGTTTGGTTTTACTATTTCTATTAAAATTCAAACTGCTTTCAGAATCCATTTCACTTTTTACCACTAACATTTTTCTAATTTTCCTTTTGTTTATTTCGTCTCACTCCTTAAGTCGTCTTGCAGCAATATCTATTATTTTTACGCACGAATACTCCCGCGATGATGCGACGAGTAAAAGCAAACCTATCGCTAAGAAACACAGTTGGAAAGAAATTACAGGTTCGTTCTTCTTCGGACTAATTCCATTATTGGCATTTTCATTTTTTCAATCTGAATTTCTTTTGGCAATTATTCCGGTATTCATCATGCGTTATTTTTTAGCCCGCTATTTCCAAAAATGGATTGATGGTTATACGGGCGACTGTCTGGGAGCAACGCAACAGGTTTGTGAAGTTATTTACTATTTGAGCATTCTTTTGATATGGAAATTTATCTAG
- the cobC gene encoding alpha-ribazole phosphatase, protein MEIYLVRHTETTCAKGICYGQTDVDLAIPFEEIFKDIVSQLPPEALLFSSPLKRCTLLSQYIQNTVKPLSFVMDDRLMEMNFGDWELKNWDAIPAEELNPWMEDFVTTQVPNGESFTTLHERVGAFLQDYVFNQTAPVVIVSHAGVIRSILCHQSGLPLKDAFTNKVAFGQVIKIVI, encoded by the coding sequence ATGGAAATTTATCTAGTTCGTCATACCGAAACAACCTGCGCAAAAGGAATCTGCTACGGTCAGACTGATGTAGATTTGGCTATTCCATTCGAGGAAATCTTTAAGGATATTGTCTCGCAATTACCTCCTGAGGCCCTACTCTTTTCAAGTCCATTGAAACGTTGTACCCTACTGTCCCAATACATCCAAAATACTGTAAAACCTCTTTCCTTTGTTATGGACGATCGTCTGATGGAAATGAATTTTGGCGATTGGGAATTGAAAAACTGGGATGCAATTCCTGCGGAAGAACTTAATCCCTGGATGGAAGATTTTGTCACCACGCAAGTCCCAAACGGCGAATCTTTTACAACACTTCACGAAAGAGTGGGTGCGTTTTTACAGGATTACGTTTTCAATCAAACTGCTCCTGTAGTCATTGTCTCACATGCAGGTGTGATCAGAAGTATTTTATGTCATCAGTCCGGATTGCCTTTAAAAGACGCTTTTACCAATAAAGTCGCATTCGGACAGGTTATTAAAATAGTGATTTAA